The following is a genomic window from Halobacterium sp. R2-5.
GCGCGAGGGCGGACTGGTACAGCGTGAACAGCGCGAGTCGGGTGGTGCGGTCGAGCATCGGGATGGTCTGCCTCAGGACACACCCATATAAATGTCTTCCGACGGGTCGGATGGGCCGAACCCGGCGCAGTCGTGCGGTTTCTCGGTTCGGCGACTTCCGGCGCCCGCAGACCCCCGAACCCCGTAGCGAGGCGTAGCGGTTCCGTCGCTGTCCGGACACCACTCCGTAAGTTATGGCGACGTTTCCAGTCACGTCCGGCCCACAGGGTCGAAACCGCAAAGCACGACATTCCGCGCCTCGATGAACGAGTATGAGCAACTACGTCGTTGCGATGGAAGCCGCGTGGCTGGTGCGTGACGTCGAGAACTCCGACGACGCCATCGGCGTCGCCGTGAGCGAAGCCGGCAAACGACTGAACGACAAGGACCTCGACTACGTGGAGGTCGAGGCCGGGGTCACGACGTGTCCCGCGTGCGCGGAGCCCCTGGACGCCGCGTTCCTCGCGGCGAACACCGCGCTCGTCGGGCTCGTCCTCGAGCTCACGGTGTTCAACGCGGACAGCGTCGAGCACGCCGAGCGCATCGCGAAGAGCGAGGTCGGCGGCGCGCTCCGCGACGTCCCCCTCGAAGTCATCGAGGTCGTCGAGGAGGACGGCGAGGAGGCCGAGACCGAGGACGCGTGACCTCCCGAAACTTTATTAATAACTCCTGGTAATTGCGGCGTATGCGTCTCCCGACGCCGAAGGACCTCCGCGAGCGCCGCACCTCGCTGGAACTCACGCAGAGCGAGCTCGCCGAGCGAGCGGGCGTCTCACAGCCGCTCATCGCCCGCATCGAGGGCGGTGACGTCGACCCGCGACTGTCGACGCTGCGCCGCATCGTCGAAGCGCTCGACGAAGCCGAGGGTGACGTCGTCCGCGCGAAGACCCTGATGCACGAGGACGTCATCAGCGTCGCGCCCGACGACGCCGTCAGCGACGCCGTCGAGAAGATGCAGAACGCCGGCTACTCCCAGCTCCCGGTCATCACGAACGGCGTCCCCGTCGGCTCCATCAGCGACAGCGACGTCGTCCACGCCGGCGAGGACGTCGGCGACCACCCCGTCCGGGACGTGATGAGCGAGAGCTTCCCGACCGTCTCCGAGGACGCCACGCTCGACGAGATTTCGAGCCTGCTGGACCACTACAAGGCCGTGATGGTCACCCACGACGGCGAGACGGTCGGCATCATCACGCAGGCCGACGTCGCCGCCCGCATCAGCTGATGCCCGACGAGTCGACGGACGAGACATCGAGTGACGAGACACCTCCAGACAACCGAGGGGACGAGGACGACGAGCGCATCGACGAGCGCGTCGTCGTCGTAGGTTCCGTTGCACTCTTCG
Proteins encoded in this region:
- a CDS encoding CBS domain-containing protein, producing the protein MRLPTPKDLRERRTSLELTQSELAERAGVSQPLIARIEGGDVDPRLSTLRRIVEALDEAEGDVVRAKTLMHEDVISVAPDDAVSDAVEKMQNAGYSQLPVITNGVPVGSISDSDVVHAGEDVGDHPVRDVMSESFPTVSEDATLDEISSLLDHYKAVMVTHDGETVGIITQADVAARIS
- a CDS encoding DUF555 domain-containing protein: MSNYVVAMEAAWLVRDVENSDDAIGVAVSEAGKRLNDKDLDYVEVEAGVTTCPACAEPLDAAFLAANTALVGLVLELTVFNADSVEHAERIAKSEVGGALRDVPLEVIEVVEEDGEEAETEDA